The DNA segment CATCACGCTCTTCAGTGAGTTCAGCTTCAGTGGCTTTCATTCTGCCCTGGCTGAATTCGCTAACTGACAAGCCTTGAACAATCGTCCACTCGCCATTCTCACAAGTACAAGGAAATGAGTAGATCAAACCTTCTTCAATACCGTAAGAGCCATCTGAGTAAACCCCCATAGACACATAGTCGCCATCCGTCGTGCCCAGCGCCCAGCTGCGAACGTGGTCGATAGCGGCGTTAGCAGCAGAAGCGGCAGAAGAAGCGCCACGGGCTTTAATGATAGCCGCGCCACGTTGTGCAACAGTTGGGATATAGTCGTTTTCGTACCAGTCTTGCTCAACCAGATCCAGAGCAGGGGTACCCGCAACTGTGGTGTTTGAAAGATCAGGGTACTGAGTCGCTGAGTGGTTGCCCCAAACGATCATGTTTTTAACGTCGGTAACAGCCTTGCCCGTTTTAGTCGCTAATTGCGACTTGGCGCGGTTGTGGTCCAAACGCATCATGGCAGTGAAGTTCTCTTTAGGAATGCTCGGTGCATTGCGCTGAGTAATCAGAGCGTTAGTGTTGGCAGGGTTGCCTACAACCAATACTTTGATGTCTTTGCTGGCATTCTGGTCAATGGCTTTACCCTGAACAGAGAAGATAGCAGCGTTGGCTTCTAGCAAGTCTTTACGCTCCATACCTGGGCCACGAGGACGTGCACCAACCAATAGGGCATAGTCGCTGTCTTTAAAGCCAACATCAGGGTCGTCAGTGCAAACAACACCGGCCAATAGAGGGAAGGCACAATCGTCCAATTCCATCTTAACGCCTTCAAGGGCGTCCATTGCAGGGGTGATATCCAGTAATTGCAGGATTACAGGCTGGTCTTCGCCTAACATGGCGCCAGAAGCAATGCGGAAAAGAAGTGCATAGCCAATTTGGCCAGCTGCACCAGTAACGGTAACGCGTACGGGTTGTTTCATTGTAGTTTCCTATGGTTTGGCTATCGTTTGCTGATAGTTTGTAACGGATTAGGGGCTCAAAATTTAGGGCGCCCATTCTAGTGATTTAGCGGGTAAATTTCCACCAAAACCTAAGATTTGCTGGCGGCTTTTAGTTGGGGAGGCGCTATGCACCAATATGACCCCGATTCCAGTGCCGTGGCGGTCCGGGTACTGATTTCAACCACAGGAATCGAAGCTTCGGTCAAGGCCTCATAGGCGGTCACCGCGATGATGGCACTGCTCTCCACCTCACAGAGCAGCAGGGCTGCGGGCCCATTACCGGCGTAGAGGCATTCCAGCAGGGCGCCGGGGCCGGCAGTGCTGCCTTTAATGCCCGGTAGTACCAGTAGGGTGCCTTTAATAG comes from the Oceanicoccus sagamiensis genome and includes:
- a CDS encoding malate dehydrogenase — encoded protein: MKQPVRVTVTGAAGQIGYALLFRIASGAMLGEDQPVILQLLDITPAMDALEGVKMELDDCAFPLLAGVVCTDDPDVGFKDSDYALLVGARPRGPGMERKDLLEANAAIFSVQGKAIDQNASKDIKVLVVGNPANTNALITQRNAPSIPKENFTAMMRLDHNRAKSQLATKTGKAVTDVKNMIVWGNHSATQYPDLSNTTVAGTPALDLVEQDWYENDYIPTVAQRGAAIIKARGASSAASAANAAIDHVRSWALGTTDGDYVSMGVYSDGSYGIEEGLIYSFPCTCENGEWTIVQGLSVSEFSQGRMKATEAELTEERDGVAHLLP
- a CDS encoding aconitase X swivel domain-containing protein — its product is MPLYIRLHTQRPQQGLSIKGTLLVLPGIKGSTAGPGALLECLYAGNGPAALLLCEVESSAIIAVTAYEALTEASIPVVEISTRTATALESGSYWCIAPPQLKAASKS